The following coding sequences are from one Rutidosis leptorrhynchoides isolate AG116_Rl617_1_P2 chromosome 11, CSIRO_AGI_Rlap_v1, whole genome shotgun sequence window:
- the LOC139875677 gene encoding uncharacterized protein has translation MSVCRSSPTYEKGLDKFIERIFSKKGKDGHIYCPCIHCGNHKWVDWVQAKTHLHCDGFFEGYKNSTVFFKPDDTPLWDADDDMQGLAQSVFHMFEDEDEDDDIGQTENQTVPKLNAEKFYKVLEDAKKELYPGCKFSVLSFIVRLFHSKCVGKCNEKGFSMILDTNRETFPHASVPNSLYELRKVIRDLGLGYENIDACPNDCESTTQADNDGDYEDSFDGTEEHEGLPRCLKGEQVLAELKDFEIKFLKLVKDNPSLPYNWKKRSIFFELPYWKNNLIRHNIDVMHTEKNVCDGLIGTLMNID, from the exons ATGTCCGTATGTAGATCTTCCCCTACATACGAAAAAGGACTTGACAAATTTATAGAACGTATTTTCTCTaaaaagggaaaagatggtcatatATATTGTCCGTGCATACATTGCGGTAATCATAAATGGGTTGATTGGGTCCAGGCTAAAACACATTTGCATTGTGACGGGTTTTTCGAAGGTTATAAAAATTCAACTGTGTTTTTCAAACCAGATGATACACCATTGTGGGATGCTGACGATGATATGCAAGGATTGGCCCAATCCGTCTTCCATatgtttgaagatgaagatgaagatgatgatatcgGACAAACTGAAAATCAGACTGTACCAAAATTAAATGCTGAAAAGTTTTATAAAGTATTGGAAGATGCAAAGAAAGAATTATATCCCGGCTGTAAGTTCTCTGTTCTTTCATTCATTGTTAGACTCTTCCATTCAAAGTGTGTTGGAAAATGTAATGAAAAAGGATTCAGCATGATTCTTGACACAAATAGGGAAACCTTCCCTCATGCTTCCGTACCGAATTCATTGTATGAATTAAGGAAGGTAATAAGAGATTTGGGTCTTGGTTATGAGAATATTGATGCTTGTCCAAATGATT GTGAGTCAACCACACAAGCTGATAATGATGGTGATTATGAAG ATTCTTTTGATGGCACAGAAGAACATGAAGGGCTACCACGTTGCTTAAAAGGGGAACAAGTGCTTGCGGAGCTaaaagattttgaaataaaatttttaaaacttgtgaaggataacccaTCCTTACCATATAACTGGAAGAAGAGAAGTATTTTTTTTGAGTTACCATACTGGAAAAATAACTTAATACGTCATAATATAGACGTAATGCATACTGAAAAGAATGTATGTGACGGTCTCATTGGAACGTTAATGAATATAGATTGA